A single genomic interval of Xiphophorus couchianus chromosome 2, X_couchianus-1.0, whole genome shotgun sequence harbors:
- the ice2 gene encoding little elongation complex subunit 2 — protein sequence MELVWDDDAPPDGPFFTRDLYDKHSLAPHIRELWAFLQSPAENTDVNQEYEESAEDHSAPSQTNPAKLKGSQAFGWESCDSDGTDSEEPKKSKRERTSCKKTETEIDVAYPEPRLPYPCLSSLSTKDQKTYVGYLMNMKSRTLPKNLILRINNEVIQFTKYLQDVAKICADDYNFITQGAMQYTEEFFTACLESVKALPQFYQIDEVTSLTGGTFNPGLALTFEKQLLTMGTVNITDHKMVPADAQLASDYHSVSSANPPAKKAKDKHARVSSDGNTEKLCAYYEPHVCLTRDALVRLLDNHGPDFGDQWELPVLVKITPGKGSSKRKTVYIDSPLLQRDVTIRERSHIYYEESLKLSIMTNGSKKVFHLMTERPAPEQQQEASVRGCVSVENKGLNFEVDLTNLETFGETTTKTPQIKKTQSQQDEELQSSGSSSTPVVTKPKNSNKTLKVSSFSQGGLNSASKNKNNTRTETSQLIVSEPELQKTESSGSDQKCDKDEGFMAGSDDEKLIIDETGSSVALPTNQSERLTPTCSADSSVTSSVQSTPANTVSSPPCKRTRSKRTTRQTKAPKDQLGEILRMQTAMFKSGSEPSPAVKSPSRCLGPQLNPHTASMVKPCVSSYLERHQNEDAESRVVLPESVITHISPTEHKKILSENLQACAEDEQDYEAPVEGNLLYKLYSLQDLLVMVRSSVSLTHTRKVDNQNQHVPVHVLPKLEYQLSYGVECLTNSEACQLWTETSLHSSTVPYIAHINAHTSKVALLRKLPDDWMQNISCGFKPSKSLNILHHLLKKLTGLDKGQYLIVHKTGEAFVTLLKAGGEKVSRGAYNLQQNHSSVSQPPKLGIVPWIPVDPAVVLPFHQQHGRVPCTFPPNTFQKAAKDGNYNPRGGQKKNPNVQKNKQTKRSARRKKYIKKLVEKSV from the exons ATGGAGCTGGTGTG GGATGATGACGCGCCTCCTGACGGTCCTTTCTTCACCAGAGACCTCTATGACAAACATTCACTTGCACCACATATCAGAGAACTTTGGGCCTTTCTTCAAAG TCCTGCAGAGAACACCGACGTAAATCAAGAGTATGAGGAGTCTGCGGAAGATCACAGTGCTCCTTCCCAAACAAATCCTGCAAAGTTAAAAGGCAGCCAAGCGTTCGGCTGGGAGAGCTGTGACAGTGATGGTACTGATTCTGAGGAACCGAaaaagagcaagagagagagaacatcCTGTAAAAAGACTGAGACGGAGATAGATGTTGCTTACCCTGAACCCAGGCTGCCCTATCCCTGCTTGTCCAGCCTGTCTACCAAAGATCAGAAAACCTATGTTGGTTATTTGATGAACATGAAGAGCAGGACTCTTCCAAAG AACTTGATATTGCGAATAAACAATGAAGTTATACAGTTCACAAAGTACCTGCAGGATGTTGCTAAAATATGTGCTGATGACTACAACTTCATAACACAAGGAGCTATGCAGTATACAGAG gagtTTTTTACAGCATGTTTAGAGTCTGTGAAGGCACTTCCTCAGTTCTACCAGATCGATGAAGTGACCAGTTTGACAGGAGGAACGTTTAATCCAGGGCTGGCACTGACATTTGAGAAGCAGCTGCTGACAATG GGCACTGTGAATATCACCGACCACAAGATGGTGCCTGCTGATGCACAGCTTGCATCCGATTATCACAGTGTTTCATCAGCGAATCCTCCAGCTAAGAAAGCCAAGGACAAGCATGCT AGGGTCAGCAGTGAcggaaatacagaaaaactgtgTGCTTATTATGAACCTCATGTCTGTCTGACGCGAGATGCTTTGGTAAGGCTGCTGGACAACCACGGCCCAGACTTTGGGGACCAATGGGAACTGCctgttttggtaaaaataacaCCAGGAAAAG GCAGCAGTAAAAGGAAGACTGTATACATAGACTCACCTCTCCTGCAGCGTGATGTGACAATAAGAGAGAGGAGTCACATCTATTATGAAGAAAGTCTGAAGCTCTCCATCATGacaaatggaagtaaaaaagTCTTCCATCTAATGACCGAGCGGCCCGCACCTGAGCAGCAACAG GAGGCCTCCGTGAGAGGTTGTGTGTCTGTCGAAAACAAAGGCCTTAACTTTGAGGTGGATCTGACTAACCTGGAAACTTTTGGAGAAACGACGACTAAAACgccacagataaaaaaaacacagagtcaGCAAGATGAAGAACTTCAAAGTAGTGGATCTTCAAGTACCCCAGTTGTGACCAAGCCAAagaattccaataaaacactCAAAGTTAGCAGCTTTTCACAGGGAGGACTTAactctgcttctaaaaacaaaaacaataccaGAACAGAAACAAGTCAGTTGATAGTGAGTGAGCCCGAGTTACAAAAGACTGAATCGTCTGGCTCTGACCAAAAATGTGATAAAGACGAAGGTTTTATGGCAGGTTCAGATGATGAGAAGCTGATCATTGATGAGACTGGTTCTTCAGTAGCACTGCCCACAAATCAGTCGGAACGCTTGACTCCAACATGCTCTGCAGACTCCTCAGTTACATCTTCCGTTCAGTCCACCCCTGCAAATACAGTCTCCTCTCCGCCTTGTAAGCGTACAAGGTCTAAACGAACCACCAGACAAACAAAAGCACCCAAGGATCAACTAGGGGAGATCCTGCGCATGCAAACAGCCATGTTCAAGTCCGGCAGTGAACCATCTCCTGCCGTTAAGTCCCCAAGCCGCTGTCTTGGGCCCCAGCTCAACCCTCATACAGCGTCCATGGTTAAACCGTGTGTGTCGTCATATTTAGAAAGACACCAGAATGAGGATGCCGAGAGCCGTGTTGTTCTTCCTGAATCTGTCATCACACACATCAGTCCTACAGAGCACAAAA AAATCCTTTCAGAAAACCTTCAGGCTTGTGCAGAAGATGAACAAGACTATGAAGCTCCAGTAGAGGGGAATCTGCTTTACAAGCTTTACAGTCTGCAAGACCTTCTGGTGATGGTGCGCAGCTCTGTGTCTCTGACCCATACAAGAAAAGTagacaaccagaaccag CATGTGCCAGTTCATGTTTTACCCAAGTTGGAGTACCAGCTTTCTTACGGTGTTGAATGTCTAACGAACAGCGAGGCATGCCAGCTGTGGACGGAGACGTCGCTTCACTCCAGCACAGTGCCTTACATTG CTCACATCAATGCACACACATCTAAAGTTGCTCTGCTGAGGAAGTTGCCTGACGACTGGATGCAGAACATCTCCTGTGGGTTCAA GCCTTCCAAGTCTCTAAATATTCTGCACCACCTACTGAAAAAGCTAACTGG GTTGGACAAAGGTCAGTACTTGATCGTGCACAAAACTGGGGAGGCGTTTGTCACTCTGCTGAAAGCAGGAGGTGAAAAAGTGAGTCGAGGAGCTTacaacctgcagcagaaccacagcTCTGTTTCTCAGCCACCAAAGTTGGGTATTGTGCCTTGGATACCTGTTGATCCGGCTGTGGTCCTTCCTTTCCACCAGCAACACGGCCGAGTTCCCTGTACTTTTCCTCCAAATACCTTTCAAAAG GCAGCAAAAGATGGAAATTACAACCCCAGAGGTGGGCAGAAGAAGAACCCAAATGTCcagaagaacaaacaaacaaaacgttCAGCCAGAcgtaaaaaatacattaaaaagctTGTTGAGAAGTCTGTTTAA